The Cyprinus carpio isolate SPL01 chromosome B19, ASM1834038v1, whole genome shotgun sequence DNA window CGCAGTACGACACAAACAGATCCAACAAACTTTTGAGTGCGTTTTGGTGTGGAAAACAGCAAAATCTACAAAATGATGAGCCTAAATAAATGTTCtactctatataaaaaaaaaaaaaaaaaaaaaagagggaaaataagACGACCGTATAATTAACAAGGGGTCATTGTTTTTATTAGAGCACAGAGGGTTGCATTTGCAGTACAAAAGAGTGTGACTAGCGGGGAATAACAGTAGTTGCTCATTTAGGGCCTATGGGAAGCTTCTCCATGTCGTGGATGCCGTCTTTGTCGATCAAACGGACGGTGAAGGAAGGCAGGTTCAGGATGAATCGTTTGTTGAGCTGTTGGAGAACAaggaaatatacaaaaacagttaCAAAAAGTCGCAAACATGACAAAACCCATGATGGAAATAGCTCAGAGGTGGTTTGTATAACCCACTGAACCAAAACAGAAGGATTTATACACTTTCTGAAGAACATGTGGTTCTTGCTGGTGAGAAAAGGCACAGCCACAGTGCTAAAGTGGTCgccatctttgtttgtttgttttttttaaagaaaataatacttttattcagcacagatgacagtaaagacatttataatattacaaaatatctctatttcaaataaatgcttctgttttgaactttctgtcaaactattgtgaaaaatgtttcaCTAAAATGCattgataatttaaaaatgtttcttgagcaacaaatcagaatattagaatgatttctgaaagactgTGTGACAcagaaaactggagtaatggctgctgaaaaatcagcttttccatcacagaaaaaaaaaaaatcaaaaagtaaacactatattttcattttgaagtatGTGGGAAATTGGAGAAGTTTATGGGATATGTTTGAATCTAACTCCAAGTGtgaacaatagtaatagtgatgcttccCACAGCAACCAccagtaattatgaaattacatggaTGAGCAGACCAGCATATGGAGAGCAACTTACCTCCTCTAAACACTTCTTGAGCAGATCCACAGCCTCCTCGCGAGTCAGATCTGGAGGGAGAAGAAAAGACAAACAGGATTAGAActcagtatataaaataatagtaattataccCTCGTAATTGAAATTGCAGAATCACCTGGTCTGTAATATCGGTCCAGGATGGAGAGAGTGAGGAAGGCACCGTATCCGTGTGCGGCGAAAGGGGCTTTGGCAAGCGCTGACAGGTAGTCCATGTAGTACAGTCCTGGACCATCGGCCTCATCATATCCTGCCAAGAGCAGGTTCACATGGTATGGAgtctaaaaaagagaaaaaagctattttaatcaATCTTAATCCACAAATGAAGAGATGTAATTACAGTCGAATATGTGTTTCAGTAAGTCattaccacaaaataaagccaGACAAAAAGGTTATTTTGCAACGATACAAatctgactgtacattattcaGCTCGTCACATGGCTACTGACCAAATACATAAATAGACACTGaatttataatttgtgtttaaattatGCAAGATTTTtttgccacagaaaaaaaaaaaaaaaaaaaaaaaaaaaaaaacaatgatttttgtcACAATTATTTTATCCCCTTGTAATAGAGTTTTtctctcataattcagacttttttctctcataattcttagatataaactcagaattgcgagagtTGAACATGGAATTCAGAACTTGTACTTCTGaatttttcctctgaattctAAATGTAcatctaaatttttttaatgccacagactagaaaataaaaaaggtaaatgttttttttttttatctcacaattctgactttttttatttcttggtaTTTCATGAGatataaactataaacaaaagtcagaaatgtgagaagGTAaaatttcctttatttatttttattctgtggtggaaactgGTTTCCCTAATATGGGAGATCTGAAACTGGCAGGCTTGTGTAGAGAATCAACTGCCTGGGGGAAAATACTTGACagcaattgaccaatcagaatcaagtagagtcatgtaaaaaaaaaaaaaaaaaaaagtatataataacaatcaaatgaaaaggaaatgttgcaaaattcaagCATAGACGCAAAAAATCTGACTAAAAACACCAACAACCACCAAACTTGATACGTtagatggagggagagagagaagaagagagaggagagcatAGGGAGGGGTGTGAAACAGCCGAGAAAGGGGAGAGAAGAGGAGGGAGGTGAGTGTGGAGCGGTCTGGGGGGGGGTCGCTGGTGTCACCAGCAGTGTGACATCTGCAGGAAGACAGCACCCCTGCTGCCGCGAGCACCTACCCACCTCCTCTCTCCTCCCCTCCGTCTCCCGCCCACACCCCTATGCCCTGGAGCAGTGCCAGCTCTCATTAAAACTTCTTTTAGTCCTCTTCCTCCCTCTATCTTGCTCACGCTTGCTCTATCTCAAAACTCTGTTCAGCTGAAACTACATTCGCTTTCCCCCACATTTCCCGGCTGCACAGCTCTCAGATAGGGAGATTTCAATCCACATTCTGCCTCCACTGCAGTTGGCCAAATTTGGTGCCATCGGGTGGATTTAAAGGTGAAGCGTGTCATTTTTCCAGTGTTAAAATTCACAGTATAATGTGCAAGTGTAAGACATCTGTAGGACTTCCAAAGTGTGTTTGAGAGACCCAACATATAAAATTTACGCCTAACTAATGATTTAAAGCAACTGTAAGTTTTTTACCTTCagtttcaaaaatcattctgatggttcactgacttctaataaggtgaatggcttctgtttctttcccaCACTCTTCCCAAAACCATCTGTTCTGGGGGTTTGGTGAATGGGTACAAAATTCTGTGAAAAGGGTGGATTGCTTTACAGCAGCAACAAATGCTACAAGTGTtcgaattacagcgccacatattggtctggcatgtatactacatcggtttcagaggtttgtgtgtgcgcagatatttcttgaaacaaaactgtttacagatttatttatttttttcagaacgagggaaaaaaaataattggataGGGAAAATTCTGGCTTCATGTGGACGTGGCCTAAGAAACACTCCACACAGCAACAATCCAGCAAAAAAATGGAAGtgcaatttttaaaagaaatttgcaaaaaaaattatttacatctATCTAAAAATTGTTCTTTGTAGcagaaaaatgttcttcacacacacacacacacacacaaaatggttattttaagaatagtctactgaaaggttcttttgggaagcCAACATGGTTCTTCTATGGAATCAATGTGAAAACCCCTAatcagaagctttatttttaagagtgtaaatgtGAATATATCATATCACGTGCAGTTCCTTCCAGCAAGGATGAGACTACAGCAGATCCGCCTCAAGTCACCTGAGAGGCTTTAATCTGATCTGGGCCATCCCCCTGCTCTCGGCGGGTCTCTGGGGCACGTTTGGGTAAGTAAACACCCCCTAGAGAAGCTCACCTATGCAATATGCTTCACTCCCAGCAGGGAGGGTTTAGAGGAACAGGGGCTTGTTGAAAGACAAGGTTTGAGTTTGTACGAAATTCCCCCGAGTGTCATCTACCCCTCCGTATAAACTCAACACCTGTTTCCCACACCTTCCACCAACCTCATGAGCTACGGTTCAAACATTACAGCCTTTCCTCTCACCTGAATCCCTGTTATAAAAACTGAGGGACACCAAACAAAAGCTTCGTACAGAGACTGATAATTGTACCATATCATTAATTCATCCTGCCTTTTGCTTTCATGTTCTGTTCTGCGCTCCCAGTCCCTTTGCCCGCTGCCCCAGGACATGTTCTCCTCTTTGGCATCTCTGCCCAATCTGCCGTATTAATTGTTCATCTGTAGCGGAACAGGGGAATGCCTCGCAATATGGCACCAGTAATTATTTGTGCCAGTGTGCTGGGAGAGAACAAGCGGCCAATAATGTTTCATGGGTGCCAATGATGGCAAACTGTTGCTGGACTGCTCTGCGGAGAGCTTAAGGGGATGTTGGATGCAGCACATggttaaaataaaaagcacagcACATAAAACACTGTGTTTGGCTGTTCTGAACAGTACGTGGGACTCTATCTGAGCATCTGCCACCTCTTTCTTTCTACGTAAAGATCTGTCTGAGGAGCCACTCCAGGGGAGCCCCAAAGGCCCAgttgtttttttagaaatctgGTCCTTAAAGCGTGCATGACATCTCTCTCATTTAAACATCCCAAAGGGTTAAAGCACAAATGAAATGGGTTAAATAATATGCAAGGTTGTACCCATAATCCttattttaaagacaaatctGAGACTTTACTTTGGATACTGTTACACATCGTGGAGTATGCAAGTATCAATATGTGAACAAAATCTATTAGTCAAATGTTCCTCGCTTTGAGGCACATTCGAGGAAAAATATTGAAACCGACTCATTTATTCCCTAGTTCTGTGGGCAAGTAGCATTTAGGTTAAGATGAACTAAAAGTGTGCAGAATGATATATGAACTTGTAGCACTTTCTCAGCCCCCCCAGAGACCACCCCTCCCAACCTCTCCCCCTTTTGGCTTGCtctaattgttttttgtaatcattttctCCACTCTGCTATTGTGACAGGAGGCAGTTACACTCTTCCTaacaaattaacacacacactagCAGACAAAAGAGCCAGGACGGCAACAAGCCCTTTTTTACACAGATGGGTGCACTCCATGTTGCCCtgagtttaacacacacacacatttggagaATGTATCATATAAGCAGGATCACATTACATAGAAGGCGCAGGTGTCAGCGACCTCTGAGACCTTGATATCACCTccacacattcaaaacatacTGGCATCTGTTTTTAAGCACACTTTACACCGGCTGCATTCAGATATACTCTGTGGCACACCGCGCTTTGCTGTCGACAAAAGGACTGAAGAGAGAAAGTAAAGCAATGTGCAAGAAAAAGtgactgaaaatgtgtttttaactgatgtataaaaacacatttttttactaccattcaaaagtttggggttagtaagattttttttacaaaagaaaaacagtaaggaagcattaaattgaataCAAATTTAAAGTAAAGGCctatataatgttattaaagattttaattttaaataaattcttataTTTCTATTAACTGGATTTCTGGAAAAGatatatcagtttccacaaaattattaaaaagcactgttttcagcattgataataataagaagacacatttctgaaggatcatgtgacactgaagaagtaATGGCTACGGAAAGCACtcaaagtactaaaattacattttaaaatatattacaacagaaaacagttatttaaaattttaattatatatttttttacgaCATTACATTAccaaccccaaagttttgaacagtagtcacTATACACTA harbors:
- the LOC109075438 gene encoding proteasome subunit beta type-2-like, with protein sequence MEYLIGIQGPDFVLVAADNVAASSIIQMKHDYDKMFKLSEKILLLCVGEAGDTVQFAEYIQKNVQLYKMRNGYELSPAAAANFTRKNLADYLRSRTPYHVNLLLAGYDEADGPGLYYMDYLSALAKAPFAAHGYGAFLTLSILDRYYRPDLTREEAVDLLKKCLEELNKRFILNLPSFTVRLIDKDGIHDMEKLPIGPK